Proteins from one Desmodus rotundus isolate HL8 chromosome 9, HLdesRot8A.1, whole genome shotgun sequence genomic window:
- the VMO1 gene encoding LOW QUALITY PROTEIN: vitelline membrane outer layer protein 1 homolog (The sequence of the model RefSeq protein was modified relative to this genomic sequence to represent the inferred CDS: inserted 2 bases in 1 codon): MQDSVPNRQPERAPRERHGGAVEPPPLLPQGIPGNYTGMNGIRLHCTRGKAEQHLVVESQSGRWGAWSEPLWRPKGDFIVASSFLAEAPMTPGDSMAANNARFRCSDGAELEGPGXWGDFGNWSELCPKGKCVLQIKIELPRGLRDDTAVNDVRFFAVRPDTFAAFCPAPLWLIPPPATEASLSWLWSHAF, translated from the exons ATGCAGGACAGTGTCCCGAATCGGCAGCCCGAGAGGGCACCTAGGGAGAGACACGGCGGAGCG gTGGAGCCCCCGCCACTCCTACCACAAGGCATTCCTGGCAACTACACAGGAATGAATGGGATCAGGCTTCACTGCACCCGTGGGAAAGCGGAGCAACACTTAGTGGTGGAGTCCCAGTctggaag GTGGGGCGCATGGAGCGAGCCCCTGTGGCGTCCCAAAGGCGACTTCATCGTGGCTTCCTCCTTTCTCGCGGAGGCACCCATGACCCCTGGGGACAGCATGGCTGCAAATAACGCGCGTTTCCGCTGCTCGGATGGCGCGGAGCTGGAAGGGCCTGG CTGGGGAGACTTTGGAAACTGGAGTGAGCTGTGTCCCAAAGGCAAATGCGTCTTGCAGATCAAGATCGAGCTGCCTAGAGGCCTCCGCGATGACACCGCAGTTAATGACGTGCGTTTTTTCGCTGTCCGCCCTGACACCTTCGCTGCCTTCTGCCCGGCGCCACTCTGGCTTATCCCACCACCCGCTACTGAAGCTTCTCTGTCTTGGCTTTGGTCTCACGCGTTTTAG
- the GLTPD2 gene encoding glycolipid transfer protein domain-containing protein 2 isoform X3 has translation MGVALPPQVPRRWFRHTIPLAIFTLLLFYLCARSLRALSGCRFGTLSCIVEGPPPLQVRQKSGSLEATEREEPQCLGPQGMLGRIMRPFRASLNPEGDVELSQYLAGWRELIKFLTPFGSIFAFATSEAFTKVTALEARVHGPEAAHYTSLAAMAAWERRAGLLERPGIGPADSASFPGSRTTLLLHRALRWSQLCLHRVATGTLGGPGAGEQCSDAYNAVLAPHHPWLVRQAVRLAFLSFPGRSHLLEVACPGTREAAARAAVVRAAGTLEDVYNRTQCLLAEAGLLQLA, from the exons ATGGGGGTCGCGCTGCCTCCACAGGTCCCCCGGCGCTGGTTCCGCCATACAATTCCTCTTGCCATCTTCACGCTGCTACTTTTTTATCTCTGTGCTCGGAGCCTAC GTGCCCTCTCGGGCTGCCGATTCGGGACACTGTCCTGCATCGTCGAGGGACCGCCGCCTTTACAG GTGCGGCAAAAGTCGGGATCCCTGGAGGCCACGGAGCGAGAAGAGCCTCAGTGTCTGGGCCCCCAGGGGATGCTGGGCCGCATAATGAGGCCGTTCCGCGCTAGTCTGAACCCCGAAGGGGACGTGGAGTTGTCGCAGTACCTGGCGGGATGGAGGGAGTTAATCAA GTTCCTAACTCCCTTCGGCTCCATCTTCGCCTTCGCCACAAGCGAGGCCTTCACCAAAGTAACAGCCCTGGAGGCTCGGGTGCACGGCCCGGAAGCCGCGCACTACACGTCGCTGGCGGCCATGGCGGCGTGGGAGCGGCGGGCGGGACTGCTGGAGCGGCCCGGGATCGGCCCTGCAGACTCGGCCAGCTTCCCCGGCTCACGAACGACGCTCCTGCTGCACCGTGCGCTACgctggtcccagctctgcctccaccgGGTGGCGACCGGCACGCTCGGAGGCCCGGGTGCGGGCGAGCAGTGCAGCGACGCCTACAACGCAGTGCTGGCCCCGCACCACCCCTGGCTGGTGCGTCAGGCCGTCCGCCTCGCATTCCTCTCCTTCCCCGGGCGTAGCCACCTGCTGGAGGTGGCTTGTCCGGGAACCAGAGAGGCGGCGGCGCGCGCCGCCGTGGTCCGCGCCGCGGGCACCCTGGAGGACGTCTACAACCGGACCCAGTGCTTGCTGGCCGAGGCCGGCCTGCTCCAGCTAGCGTAA
- the GLTPD2 gene encoding glycolipid transfer protein domain-containing protein 2 isoform X1, whose translation MGVALPPQVPRRWFRHTIPLAIFTLLLFYLCARSLRALSGCRFGTLSCIVEGPPPLQKLRVWQEGHQLHLRNNFFRAGVGCLAKEAQQSRGSTPSPQYPLSQVRQKSGSLEATEREEPQCLGPQGMLGRIMRPFRASLNPEGDVELSQYLAGWRELIKFLTPFGSIFAFATSEAFTKVTALEARVHGPEAAHYTSLAAMAAWERRAGLLERPGIGPADSASFPGSRTTLLLHRALRWSQLCLHRVATGTLGGPGAGEQCSDAYNAVLAPHHPWLVRQAVRLAFLSFPGRSHLLEVACPGTREAAARAAVVRAAGTLEDVYNRTQCLLAEAGLLQLA comes from the exons ATGGGGGTCGCGCTGCCTCCACAGGTCCCCCGGCGCTGGTTCCGCCATACAATTCCTCTTGCCATCTTCACGCTGCTACTTTTTTATCTCTGTGCTCGGAGCCTAC GTGCCCTCTCGGGCTGCCGATTCGGGACACTGTCCTGCATCGTCGAGGGACCGCCGCCTTTACAG AAGCTCAGAGTGTGGCAGGAGGGACACCAGCTACACCTAAGGAATAATTTCTTCAGAGCCGGAGTGGGCTGCTTGGCGAAGGAGGCCCAACAGTCTAGGGGTTCTACTCCCTCCCCCCAATATCCACTCTCCCAGGTGCGGCAAAAGTCGGGATCCCTGGAGGCCACGGAGCGAGAAGAGCCTCAGTGTCTGGGCCCCCAGGGGATGCTGGGCCGCATAATGAGGCCGTTCCGCGCTAGTCTGAACCCCGAAGGGGACGTGGAGTTGTCGCAGTACCTGGCGGGATGGAGGGAGTTAATCAA GTTCCTAACTCCCTTCGGCTCCATCTTCGCCTTCGCCACAAGCGAGGCCTTCACCAAAGTAACAGCCCTGGAGGCTCGGGTGCACGGCCCGGAAGCCGCGCACTACACGTCGCTGGCGGCCATGGCGGCGTGGGAGCGGCGGGCGGGACTGCTGGAGCGGCCCGGGATCGGCCCTGCAGACTCGGCCAGCTTCCCCGGCTCACGAACGACGCTCCTGCTGCACCGTGCGCTACgctggtcccagctctgcctccaccgGGTGGCGACCGGCACGCTCGGAGGCCCGGGTGCGGGCGAGCAGTGCAGCGACGCCTACAACGCAGTGCTGGCCCCGCACCACCCCTGGCTGGTGCGTCAGGCCGTCCGCCTCGCATTCCTCTCCTTCCCCGGGCGTAGCCACCTGCTGGAGGTGGCTTGTCCGGGAACCAGAGAGGCGGCGGCGCGCGCCGCCGTGGTCCGCGCCGCGGGCACCCTGGAGGACGTCTACAACCGGACCCAGTGCTTGCTGGCCGAGGCCGGCCTGCTCCAGCTAGCGTAA
- the GLTPD2 gene encoding glycolipid transfer protein domain-containing protein 2 isoform X2, whose product MGVALPPQVPRRWFRHTIPLAIFTLLLFYLCARSLRALSGCRFGTLSCIVEGPPPLQLRVWQEGHQLHLRNNFFRAGVGCLAKEAQQSRGSTPSPQYPLSQVRQKSGSLEATEREEPQCLGPQGMLGRIMRPFRASLNPEGDVELSQYLAGWRELIKFLTPFGSIFAFATSEAFTKVTALEARVHGPEAAHYTSLAAMAAWERRAGLLERPGIGPADSASFPGSRTTLLLHRALRWSQLCLHRVATGTLGGPGAGEQCSDAYNAVLAPHHPWLVRQAVRLAFLSFPGRSHLLEVACPGTREAAARAAVVRAAGTLEDVYNRTQCLLAEAGLLQLA is encoded by the exons ATGGGGGTCGCGCTGCCTCCACAGGTCCCCCGGCGCTGGTTCCGCCATACAATTCCTCTTGCCATCTTCACGCTGCTACTTTTTTATCTCTGTGCTCGGAGCCTAC GTGCCCTCTCGGGCTGCCGATTCGGGACACTGTCCTGCATCGTCGAGGGACCGCCGCCTTTACAG CTCAGAGTGTGGCAGGAGGGACACCAGCTACACCTAAGGAATAATTTCTTCAGAGCCGGAGTGGGCTGCTTGGCGAAGGAGGCCCAACAGTCTAGGGGTTCTACTCCCTCCCCCCAATATCCACTCTCCCAGGTGCGGCAAAAGTCGGGATCCCTGGAGGCCACGGAGCGAGAAGAGCCTCAGTGTCTGGGCCCCCAGGGGATGCTGGGCCGCATAATGAGGCCGTTCCGCGCTAGTCTGAACCCCGAAGGGGACGTGGAGTTGTCGCAGTACCTGGCGGGATGGAGGGAGTTAATCAA GTTCCTAACTCCCTTCGGCTCCATCTTCGCCTTCGCCACAAGCGAGGCCTTCACCAAAGTAACAGCCCTGGAGGCTCGGGTGCACGGCCCGGAAGCCGCGCACTACACGTCGCTGGCGGCCATGGCGGCGTGGGAGCGGCGGGCGGGACTGCTGGAGCGGCCCGGGATCGGCCCTGCAGACTCGGCCAGCTTCCCCGGCTCACGAACGACGCTCCTGCTGCACCGTGCGCTACgctggtcccagctctgcctccaccgGGTGGCGACCGGCACGCTCGGAGGCCCGGGTGCGGGCGAGCAGTGCAGCGACGCCTACAACGCAGTGCTGGCCCCGCACCACCCCTGGCTGGTGCGTCAGGCCGTCCGCCTCGCATTCCTCTCCTTCCCCGGGCGTAGCCACCTGCTGGAGGTGGCTTGTCCGGGAACCAGAGAGGCGGCGGCGCGCGCCGCCGTGGTCCGCGCCGCGGGCACCCTGGAGGACGTCTACAACCGGACCCAGTGCTTGCTGGCCGAGGCCGGCCTGCTCCAGCTAGCGTAA
- the PSMB6 gene encoding proteasome subunit beta type-6 isoform X2, whose translation MAATLVAARGVGPAPAWGPEALTPDWENGEVSTGTTIMAVQFDGGVVLGADSRTTTGSYIANRVTDKLTPIHDRIFCCRSGSAADTQAVADAVTYQLGFHSIELNEPPLVHTAASLFKEMCYRYREDLMAGIIIAGWDPQEGGQVYSVPMGGMMVRQSFAIGGSGSSYIYGYVDATYREGMAKEECLQFTANATVFYPQLSLWPWRGMAPVEG comes from the exons ATGGCGGCCACCTTAGTAGCTGCTAGAGGAGTGGGCCCAGCCCCAGCGTGGGGGCCCGAGGCCCTTACCCCCGACTGGGAAAACGGAGAAGTTTCCACAGGG aCCACTATCATGGCCGTGCAATTTGACGGGGGCGTGGTTCTGGGGGCCGATTCCAGAACGACCACCGG GTCCTACATCGCCAATCGAGTGACTGACAAGCTGACCCCTATTCATGATCGTATTTTCTGCTGCCGCTCAGGCTCCGCAGCTGATACCCAAGCTGTAGCTGATGCTGTTACCTATCAGCTTGGTTTCCACAG TATTGAGCTGAATGAGCCTCCGCTGGTACACACGGCAGCCAGCCTCTTCAAGGAGATGTGTTACCGATACCGGGAAGACCTGATGGCAGGAATCATCATTGCGGGCTGGGACCCCCAAGAAGGAGGGCAG GTGTACTCAGTGCCGATGGGGGGTATGATGGTAAGACAGTCCTTTGCCATTGGAGGCTCCGGGAGTTCCTATATTTATGGCTATGTTGATGCTACCTACCGGGAAGGCATGGCCAAAGAGGAGTGTCTGCAATTCACTGCTAATG CAACTGTCTTTTATCCACAGCTCTCGCTTTGGCCATGGAGAGGGATGGCTCCAGTGGAGGGGTGA
- the PSMB6 gene encoding proteasome subunit beta type-6 isoform X1 — MAATLVAARGVGPAPAWGPEALTPDWENGEVSTGTTIMAVQFDGGVVLGADSRTTTGSYIANRVTDKLTPIHDRIFCCRSGSAADTQAVADAVTYQLGFHSIELNEPPLVHTAASLFKEMCYRYREDLMAGIIIAGWDPQEGGQVYSVPMGGMMVRQSFAIGGSGSSYIYGYVDATYREGMAKEECLQFTANALALAMERDGSSGGVIRLASIEESGVERQVLLGDQIPKFTIATLPPP, encoded by the exons ATGGCGGCCACCTTAGTAGCTGCTAGAGGAGTGGGCCCAGCCCCAGCGTGGGGGCCCGAGGCCCTTACCCCCGACTGGGAAAACGGAGAAGTTTCCACAGGG aCCACTATCATGGCCGTGCAATTTGACGGGGGCGTGGTTCTGGGGGCCGATTCCAGAACGACCACCGG GTCCTACATCGCCAATCGAGTGACTGACAAGCTGACCCCTATTCATGATCGTATTTTCTGCTGCCGCTCAGGCTCCGCAGCTGATACCCAAGCTGTAGCTGATGCTGTTACCTATCAGCTTGGTTTCCACAG TATTGAGCTGAATGAGCCTCCGCTGGTACACACGGCAGCCAGCCTCTTCAAGGAGATGTGTTACCGATACCGGGAAGACCTGATGGCAGGAATCATCATTGCGGGCTGGGACCCCCAAGAAGGAGGGCAG GTGTACTCAGTGCCGATGGGGGGTATGATGGTAAGACAGTCCTTTGCCATTGGAGGCTCCGGGAGTTCCTATATTTATGGCTATGTTGATGCTACCTACCGGGAAGGCATGGCCAAAGAGGAGTGTCTGCAATTCACTGCTAATG CTCTCGCTTTGGCCATGGAGAGGGATGGCTCCAGTGGAGGGGTGATCCGCCTGGCATCCATAGAAGAATCGGGGGTAGAGCGGCAAGTACTTTTGGGAGACCAGATTCCCAAATTCACCATTGCCACTTTACCACCTCCCTGA
- the C9H17orf114 gene encoding uncharacterized protein C17orf114 homolog, whose amino-acid sequence MGLKRAWCFPWCQCRRQRVTERRAGLDPAAPPDPDPSPVMAPIMTEGGTEGGVPSLGSGAYFSRKARLSFRHQLHDIASANDSTI is encoded by the exons ATGGGTCTCAAGAGGGCATGGTGTTTCCCATGGTGTCAGTGCCGGAGACAGCGAGTGACCGAAAGAAGAGCAG GTCTGGATCCAGCTGCCCCTCCAGATCCAGATCCCAGCCCAGTTATGGCCCCCATTATGACTGAGGGAGGGACTGAGGGAGGGGTACCCTCCCTAGGGTCTGGTGCTTACTTCAGCAGGAAAGCCCGACTCTCCTTCCGCCACCAGCTGCATGACATAGCATCAGCCAATGACTCCACCATTTAA
- the PLD2 gene encoding phospholipase D2 encodes MTANPQSLFLSGGDLDSSQLQMEPDEVDTLREGEDPADRMHPFLAIYDLQPLKMHPLVFAPGVPVTAQVVGTERYTSGSKVGTCTLYSVRLTHGDFTWTTKKKFRHFQELHRDLLRHKVLMSLLPLARFAIPYSPAREAADREMPSLPRAGPEGSTRHASSKQKYLENYLNRLLTMSFYRNYRAMTEFLEVSQLSFIPDLGSKGLEGVIRKRSGGHRVPGLTCCGRDQVCYRWSKRWLVVKDSFLLYMCPETGAISFVQLFDPGFEVQVGKRSTETRYGVRIDTSHRSLILKCSSYRQARWWGQEITELAQGPGRDFLQLHRHDSYAPPRPGTLARWFVNGAGYFAAVADAILRAQEEIFITDWWLSPEIYLKRPAYSDDWRLDIMLKKKAEEGVRVSILLFKEVELALSINSGYSKRALMLLHPNIKVMRHPDHVTLWAHHEKLLVVDQVVAFLGGLDLAYGRWDDMHYRLTDLGDSSESAAPEPPTPCSDSPAIPDHPHSQFFWLGKDYSNLNTKDWVQLDRPFEDFIDRKTTPRMPWRDVGVVVHGPPARDLARHFIQRWNFTKTTKAKYKTPMYPYLLPKSSSTANQLPFTLPGGQCTTVQVLRSVDRWSAGTSENSILNAYLHAIRESQHFLYIENQFFISCSDGRTVLNKVGDEIVDRILKAHKQGQCFRVYVLLPLLPGFEGDISTGGGNSIQAILHFTYRTLCRGEYSILHRLKAAMGTAWQDYMSICGLRTHGELGEHPVSELIYIHSKMLIADDRTVIIGSANINDRSLLGKRDSELAVLIEDTEMEPSLMDGVEYQAGRFALSLRKHCFSVVLGADARPDLDLRDPVCDDFFQLWQDIAESNANIYEQIFRCLPSNAIRSLRALREYVAVEPLAMVSPPLARSELTQVQGHLVHFPLKFLEDESLLPPLGSKEGMIPLEVWT; translated from the exons ATGACGGCTAACCCACAGAGCCTCTTCCTTTCTGGGGGCGACCTGGACTCCAGCCAGTTACAGATGGAGCCAGATGAGGTGGACActctgagagagggagaggacccAG CTGACCGAATGCACCCCTTCCTGGCCATCTATGACCTTCAGCCTCTGAAAATGCACCCGTTGGTGTTTGCTCCTGGGGTTCCTGTGACAGCCCAGGTGGTGGGCACTGAAAGATATACCAGTGGATCCAAG GTGGGAACCTGCACTCTGTATTCCGTCCGCTTGACTCATGGTGACTTTACCTGGACAACCAAGAAAAAGTTTCGTCATTTCCAGGAGCTACATCGGGACCTCCTGAGACACAAAGTCTTGATGAGCTTGCTCCCTCTGGCTCG CTTTGCCATTCCCTATTCTCCGGCCCGAGAGGCAGCGGACAGAGAGATGCCCTCTCTACCCCGAGCAGGTCCTGAGGGCTCCACCAGACATGCATCCAGCAAACAG AAATACTTGGAGAATTACCTCAACCGTCTCCTGACCATGTCTTTCTACCGCAACTACCGCGCCATG ACAGAGTTCCTGGAAGTCAGTCAGCTGTCCTTTATCCCAGACCTTGGATCCAAAGGACT GGAAGGGGTGATCCGGAAGCGCTCTGGTGGCCACCGTGTTCCTGGCCTTACCTGCTGTGGCCGAGACCAAGTTTGCTATCGCTGGTCCAAGAG GTGGCTGGTGGTAAAGGACTCCTTCCTGCTGTACATGTGCCCCGAGACTGGTGCCATCTCCTTTGTTCAGCTCTTTGACCCTGGCTTTGAGGTGCAGGTGGGGAAAAGAAGCACAGAGACACGGTACGGCGTCCGGATTGACACCTCCCACAG GTCGCTGATTCTCAAGTGCAGCAGCTACCggcaggcaaggtggtggggCCAGGAAATCACTgagctggcccagggcccaggcagagaTTTCCTGCAGCTGCACCGGCATGACAGCTATGCTCCGCCCCGGCCTGGGACTTTGGCACGGTG GTTTGTGAATGGGGCAGGCTACTTTGCTGCTGTGGCAGATGCCATCCTGCGAGCTCAGGAGGAGATTTTCATCACAGACTGGTG GTTGAGTCCTGAGATTTACCTGAAGCGTCCAGCCTATTCAGATGACTGGAGATTAGACATCATGCTCAAGAAGAAGGCG GAGGAGGGTGTCCGTGTGTCCATACTGCTGTTTAAGGAAGTGGAGTTGGCCTTGAGCATCAACAGTGGCTATAGCAAGAGGGCACTGATGCTGCTGCACCCCAATATAAAG GTGATGCGCCACCCAGACCATGTGACACTGTGGGCCCATCATGAGAAGCTCCTGGTGGTGGACCAAGTAGTGGCCTTTTTGGGAGGGCTGGATCTTGCCTATGGCCGTTGGGATGACATGCACTACCGACTGACTGACCTTGGAGACTCCTCTGAATCAGCTGCCCCAGAG CCTCCCACCCCGTGCTCAGACTCTCCAGCCATCCCAGACCACCCTCACAGCCAGTTCTTCTGGCTGGGCAAGGACTACAGCAATCTTAACACTAAGGACTGGGTGCAGCTGGACCGGCCTTTTGAGG ATTTCATTGACAGAAAGACCACACCCCGCATGCCGTGGCGGGATGTTGGGGTGGTTGTCCATGGCCCACCTGCCCGGGACCTGGCCCGACACTTCATCCAGCGCTGGAACTTCACCAAG ACTACCAAGGCCAAGTACAAGACACCCATGTACCCTTACCTGCTGCCCAAGTCCAGCAGCACTGCAAACCAGCTCCCCTTCACACTTCCAGGGGGGCAGTGCACCACTGTGCAG GTCTTGCGGTCAGTGGACCGCTGGTCAGCAGGGACTTCGGAGAACTCCATCCTCAATGCCTACCTGCACGCCATCAGAGAGAGCCAGCACTTCCTCTACATTGAG AATCAGTTCTTCATTAGCTGCTCAGATGGACGGACGGTTCTGAACAAGGTGGGCGATGAGATTGTGGACAGAATCCTGAAGGCCCACAA ACAGGGGCAGTGCTTCCGAGTCTACGTGCTTCTGCCCCTGCTCCCAGGTTTTGAGGGCGACATCTCCACAGGGGGTGGTAACTCCATCCAAGCCATTCTGCACTTCACTTACAG GACCCTGTGTCGAGGGGAATATTCAATCCTACATCGCCTCAAAGCGGCCA TGGGTACAGCATGGCAGGACTATATGTCTATCTGTGGGCTCCGCACACACGGAGAGCTGGGTGAGCACCCAGTCTCAGAGCTCATCTATATCCACAGCAAGATGCTCATTGCAGATGACCGGACAGTCATCATTG GCTCTGCGAACATCAATGACCGGAGCCTTCTGGGAAAGCGGGACAGTGAGCTGGCCGTGCTGATTGAGGACACAGAGATGGAGCCATCCCTCATGGATGGCGTGGAATATCAGGCGGGCAGGTTTGCCTTGAGTTTGCGGAAGCACTGCTTCAG CGTGGTTCTCGGGGCAGATGCCCGACCAGATCTGGATCTCCGAGACCCTGTCTGTGATGACTTCTTTCAGTTGTGGCAAGATATAGCTGAGAGCAATGCTAATATCTATGAGCAG ATCTTCCGCTGCCTGCCATCCAATGCCATACGTTCTCTGCGGGCACTTCGGGAATACGTGGCCGTGGAGCCCCTAGCCATGGTCAGCCCTCCCTTGGCCCGGTCTGAGCTCACCCAGGTCCAGGGCCATCTAGTTCACTTTCCCCTCAAGTTCCTGGAGGATGAGTCTTTGTTGCCCCCGCTGGGTAGCAAGGAGGGCATGATACCCCTAGAAGTATGGACATAG